Proteins co-encoded in one Streptomyces roseochromogenus subsp. oscitans DS 12.976 genomic window:
- a CDS encoding 2-hydroxy-3-oxopropionate reductase has protein sequence MSNNLTDSSRPTRPAIAWIGLGIMGSPMSENLIKAGYDVTGFTLEQDKLDRLAAAGGTAAGSIAEAVRDADVVITMVPASPHVEAISYGPEGILENAKQGALLIDMSSITPQTSVDLAAAAKDKGIRVLDAPVSGGEAGAIEAVLSIMVGGEQADFDIAKPIFDALGKTIVLCGPHGSGQTVKAANQLIVAVNIQACAEAVVFLEKSGVDLAAALDVLNGGLAGSTVLTRKKDNFLNRDFKPGFRIDLHHKDMGIVTDAARNVGAALPVGAVVAQLVASLRTQGDGGLDHSALLRAVERLSGAQV, from the coding sequence ATGAGCAACAACCTCACGGATTCTTCCCGCCCGACCCGCCCGGCGATCGCCTGGATCGGCCTCGGCATCATGGGCTCCCCCATGTCCGAGAACCTGATCAAGGCGGGCTACGACGTCACCGGCTTCACACTGGAGCAGGACAAGCTGGACCGGCTGGCCGCCGCCGGCGGCACTGCGGCCGGCTCGATCGCCGAGGCCGTGCGCGACGCCGACGTGGTGATCACCATGGTGCCCGCGTCCCCGCACGTCGAGGCCATCTCCTACGGCCCCGAGGGCATCCTGGAGAACGCCAAGCAGGGCGCCCTGCTGATCGACATGTCCTCGATCACCCCGCAGACCTCCGTCGACCTGGCCGCCGCCGCCAAGGACAAGGGCATCCGGGTGCTCGACGCCCCGGTGTCCGGCGGTGAGGCCGGCGCCATCGAGGCCGTGCTGTCGATCATGGTCGGCGGCGAGCAGGCCGACTTCGACATCGCCAAGCCGATCTTCGACGCGCTGGGCAAGACCATCGTGCTGTGCGGCCCGCACGGCTCCGGCCAGACCGTGAAGGCGGCCAACCAGCTGATCGTCGCCGTGAACATCCAGGCGTGCGCCGAGGCCGTGGTCTTCCTGGAGAAGTCGGGCGTGGACCTCGCGGCCGCACTGGACGTCCTCAACGGCGGCCTCGCCGGCTCGACCGTGCTCACGCGGAAGAAGGACAACTTCCTCAACCGCGACTTCAAGCCGGGCTTCCGGATCGACCTGCACCACAAGGACATGGGCATCGTCACCGACGCCGCCCGCAACGTCGGCGCCGCCCTGCCGGTCGGTGCCGTGGTCGCCCAGCTGGTCGCCTCGCTGCGCACCCAGGGCGACGGCGGTCTGGACCACTCGGCCCTGCTGCGGGCCGTGGAGCGCCTGTCCGGCGCCCAGGTCTGA
- a CDS encoding catalase, whose amino-acid sequence MSKRVLTTEAGAPIADNQNSASAGVGGPLLIQDQQLLEKLARFNRERIPERVVHARGSGAYGHFEVTDDVTGFTHADFLSEIGKRTEVFLRFSTVADSLGGADAVRDPRGFALKFYTEEGNYDLVGNNTPVFFIKDPIKFPDFIHSQKRDPFTGKQEPDNVWDFWAHAPEATHQVTWLMGDRGIPASYRHMNGYGSHTYQWTNAEGEAFFVKYHFKTNQGIRCLSSEQAAELAGKDPNSHQTDLLQAIERGVHPSWTLYVQIMPAAEAADYRFNPFDLTKVWPHKDYPLQRVGRLVLDRNPDNVFAEVEQAAFSPNNFVPGIGPSPDKMLQGRLFAYADAHRYRLGVNHTQLAVNAPKAVAGGAQNYGRDGLMAVNGQGRGAKNYEPNSYDGPAETGRPLSAPLAVSGYTGNHEAPLHTKDDAFFQAGELFRLMSEEEKSRLVANIAGGLSQVSRDDVIEKNLAHFHAADPEYGKRVEEAVRALRED is encoded by the coding sequence ATGTCGAAGCGCGTGCTCACGACCGAGGCCGGCGCCCCGATCGCCGACAACCAGAACTCCGCATCCGCCGGCGTCGGCGGCCCGCTCCTGATCCAGGACCAGCAGCTCCTGGAGAAGCTCGCGCGCTTCAACCGCGAGCGGATCCCGGAGCGCGTGGTGCACGCCCGTGGCTCCGGCGCGTACGGCCACTTCGAGGTGACCGACGACGTCACCGGCTTCACCCACGCCGACTTCCTGAGCGAGATCGGCAAGCGCACCGAGGTCTTCCTGCGCTTCTCCACGGTCGCCGACTCCCTCGGCGGCGCGGACGCGGTCCGTGACCCGCGCGGCTTCGCGCTGAAGTTCTACACCGAGGAGGGCAACTACGACCTCGTCGGCAACAACACCCCGGTGTTCTTCATCAAGGACCCGATCAAGTTCCCCGACTTCATCCACTCGCAGAAGCGGGACCCGTTCACCGGCAAGCAGGAGCCGGACAACGTGTGGGACTTCTGGGCGCACGCCCCCGAGGCCACGCACCAGGTGACCTGGCTGATGGGCGACCGCGGCATCCCGGCGTCGTACCGGCACATGAACGGTTACGGCTCGCACACCTACCAGTGGACGAACGCGGAGGGCGAGGCCTTCTTCGTCAAGTACCACTTCAAGACGAACCAGGGCATCCGCTGCCTGAGCAGCGAGCAGGCCGCGGAGCTGGCGGGCAAGGACCCCAACTCCCACCAGACGGACCTGCTGCAGGCCATCGAGCGGGGTGTGCACCCGTCCTGGACTCTCTACGTGCAGATCATGCCGGCGGCCGAGGCGGCCGACTACCGCTTCAACCCGTTCGACCTCACCAAGGTCTGGCCGCACAAGGACTACCCGCTGCAGCGCGTGGGCCGCCTGGTCCTCGACCGCAACCCGGACAACGTCTTCGCCGAGGTCGAGCAGGCCGCGTTCTCCCCGAACAACTTCGTTCCGGGCATCGGCCCGTCCCCCGACAAGATGCTCCAGGGCCGCCTGTTCGCCTACGCGGACGCACACCGCTACCGCCTGGGCGTCAACCACACCCAGCTCGCCGTGAACGCCCCGAAGGCGGTCGCGGGCGGCGCCCAGAACTACGGCCGCGACGGCCTCATGGCGGTCAACGGCCAGGGCCGCGGCGCCAAGAACTACGAGCCGAACTCCTACGACGGCCCGGCCGAGACCGGCCGCCCGCTGTCGGCCCCCCTGGCGGTCTCCGGCTACACGGGCAACCACGAGGCTCCGCTGCACACCAAGGACGACGCCTTCTTCCAGGCGGGCGAGCTGTTCCGCCTGATGTCCGAGGAGGAGAAGTCCCGCCTCGTCGCGAACATCGCCGGCGGCCTCTCGCAGGTCTCCCGCGACGACGTGATCGAGAAGAACCTGGCCCACTTCCACGCCGCCGACCCGGAGTACGGCAAGCGCGTGGAGGAGGCGGTCCGCGCCCTGCGCGAGGACTGA
- a CDS encoding TIM barrel protein gives MGFADQRFNVNLSILFTELPLLERPAAAAAAGFTAVELWWPWVDSPTPEQSELDALKKAIEDAGVQLTGLNFYAGQLPGPDRGALSIPGEESERFRANIDVAIAFAQSLGCTTFNALYGNRVDGVDPAEQDALALENLVLAARAVGQVGGTVLIEALNQPESPKCPIVSAPKAIEIVDKVNAATGLGNAKFLMDLYHLSMNGEDLPSVIEQYAAKTGHVQIADNPGRGAPGTGSLPLEELLDQLKKAGYDGWVGLEYKAGDRPSAEAFDWLPREARAAR, from the coding sequence GTGGGATTCGCAGACCAGCGCTTCAACGTCAACCTGTCGATCCTCTTCACGGAACTCCCGCTCCTGGAGCGCCCCGCGGCGGCCGCCGCGGCGGGCTTCACGGCGGTCGAGCTGTGGTGGCCCTGGGTCGACTCCCCCACCCCCGAGCAGTCCGAGCTCGACGCCCTGAAGAAGGCGATCGAGGACGCGGGCGTCCAGCTCACGGGCCTGAACTTCTACGCCGGGCAGCTGCCGGGCCCGGACCGCGGCGCCCTGTCGATCCCGGGCGAGGAGTCGGAGAGGTTCCGCGCCAACATCGACGTGGCCATCGCCTTCGCCCAGTCCCTGGGCTGCACGACGTTCAACGCCCTGTACGGCAACCGCGTCGACGGCGTGGACCCGGCCGAGCAGGACGCGCTCGCCCTGGAGAACCTGGTCCTCGCGGCCCGGGCCGTCGGCCAGGTCGGCGGGACTGTCCTGATCGAGGCCCTCAACCAGCCCGAGTCACCGAAGTGCCCGATCGTGAGCGCACCCAAGGCGATCGAGATCGTGGACAAGGTCAACGCAGCGACGGGTCTCGGGAACGCCAAGTTCCTGATGGACCTGTACCACCTGTCGATGAACGGCGAGGACCTGCCCTCGGTCATCGAGCAGTACGCGGCGAAGACCGGGCACGTGCAGATCGCGGACAACCCCGGCCGCGGCGCCCCCGGGACGGGCTCGCTCCCACTGGAGGAGCTGCTCGACCAGCTGAAGAAGGCCGGTTACGACGGCTGGGTCGGGCTTGAGTACAAGGCCGGCGACCGCCCGAGCGCCGAGGCCTTCGACTGGCTCCCGCGCGAAGCGCGTGCCGCGCGCTGA
- a CDS encoding AMP-binding protein — protein MTSQLSYAHGTGPTVLLADTIGANLDRAVAAWPDREALVDVPSGRRWTYARFGADVAELAQALVAAGVGKGDRVGIWAVNCPEWVLVQYATARIGAIMVNINPAYRTHEVEYVLRQAGISLLFASRRHKTSDYRAMVEEVRGNCPELREVVYIGDQSWEELLGRGNPDVTYAELSCDDPINIQYTSGTTGFPKGATLSHHNILNNGYFVGESVGYSEQDRICIPVPFYHCFGMVMGNLAATSHGACMVIPAPSFEPKATLEAVQRERCTSLYGVPTMFIAELNLPDFASYDLSTLRTGIMAGSPCPVEVMKRVVAEMHMAEVSICYGMTETSPVSLQTRRDDDLEHRTGTVGRVLPHLEVKVVDPATGVTQPRGTAGELCTRGYSVMLGYWNEPEKTAEAVDAGRWMHTGDLAMMRDDGYVEIVGRIKDMIIRGGENIYPREIEEFLYGHPKIRDVQVVGVPHETYGEEVLACVIPRDPADPLTLEELRAFCRGRLAHYKIPSVLRILEAFPMTVSGKVRKIELREKYATSDRAAE, from the coding sequence GTGACCTCACAGCTGTCGTACGCGCACGGGACCGGCCCGACCGTCCTGCTCGCAGACACCATCGGCGCCAATCTGGACCGAGCCGTGGCGGCATGGCCGGACCGTGAGGCTCTGGTCGACGTGCCGTCGGGCCGGCGGTGGACCTATGCCCGATTCGGCGCGGACGTGGCGGAGTTGGCGCAGGCGCTGGTCGCCGCCGGCGTCGGCAAGGGCGACCGGGTGGGGATCTGGGCGGTCAACTGCCCGGAGTGGGTGCTGGTCCAGTACGCCACCGCCCGTATCGGCGCGATCATGGTGAACATCAACCCGGCCTACCGCACCCACGAGGTCGAGTACGTCCTGCGCCAGGCGGGGATCTCCCTGCTGTTCGCCTCCCGGCGGCACAAGACCAGCGACTACCGGGCGATGGTCGAAGAGGTGCGGGGAAACTGCCCCGAGCTGCGCGAGGTCGTGTACATCGGCGACCAGAGCTGGGAGGAACTGCTCGGGCGGGGGAACCCTGACGTCACGTACGCGGAACTGTCCTGCGACGACCCCATCAACATCCAGTACACCTCGGGGACCACCGGCTTCCCGAAGGGCGCCACCCTGTCCCACCACAACATCCTCAACAACGGTTACTTCGTCGGGGAGTCGGTCGGCTACAGTGAGCAGGACAGGATCTGCATCCCGGTCCCGTTCTATCACTGCTTCGGCATGGTGATGGGCAACCTCGCGGCCACCTCGCACGGCGCCTGCATGGTCATCCCGGCCCCGTCGTTCGAACCGAAGGCCACCCTGGAGGCGGTGCAGCGCGAGCGCTGTACGTCCCTGTACGGCGTGCCGACCATGTTCATCGCCGAGCTGAACCTCCCCGACTTCGCGTCGTACGACCTCTCGACCCTGCGCACCGGCATCATGGCGGGATCGCCGTGCCCGGTGGAGGTGATGAAGCGGGTCGTCGCCGAGATGCACATGGCCGAGGTCTCCATCTGCTACGGCATGACCGAGACATCCCCGGTGTCGCTGCAGACCCGCCGGGACGACGACCTGGAGCACCGCACCGGCACCGTCGGCCGGGTCCTGCCGCACCTGGAGGTCAAGGTGGTCGACCCGGCCACCGGAGTCACCCAACCACGCGGCACGGCGGGCGAGTTGTGCACCCGCGGCTACAGCGTGATGCTCGGCTACTGGAACGAACCCGAGAAGACCGCGGAGGCCGTCGACGCGGGCCGCTGGATGCACACCGGGGACCTGGCGATGATGCGCGACGACGGCTACGTCGAGATCGTCGGCCGGATCAAGGACATGATCATCCGGGGCGGAGAGAACATCTACCCGCGCGAGATCGAGGAGTTCCTCTACGGCCACCCGAAGATCAGGGACGTGCAGGTCGTCGGGGTGCCGCACGAGACGTACGGCGAGGAGGTCCTGGCCTGCGTCATCCCACGGGACCCCGCCGACCCGCTCACCCTGGAGGAGCTGCGCGCCTTCTGTCGGGGCCGGCTCGCGCATTACAAGATCCCGAGCGTGCTGCGGATCCTGGAGGCCTTCCCGATGACGGTGAGCGGAAAGGTACGCAAGATCGAACTGCGGGAGAAGTACGCGACTTCGGACAGGGCGGCCGAATGA
- a CDS encoding MCE family protein: MSVQRLARVAAWTAVGSLLLTGCEFNGWYDIPLPGGAASDGHAYHVTVEFRDVLDLVPQSAVKVNNVTVGTVEKVELDGWHARVRLRIADSVKLPGNAVADLRQTSMLGEKYVALSAPAGTPPVGRLRDGDRIPLSRSGRNAEVEEVLSALSALLNGGGVAQLKTITVELNKALNGREDRVRSLLKQLDTFLGSLDDQRDEIVRALKGVDRLAERLKKENKTIAVAVDTMPPALKALADQRRDLTKMLTALGKLGTTGTRVVNASHDDTVANLRSLQPILQELNKAGDDLPNSLELLTTYPFPRNVTDAIKGDYVNLKITADLDLAGIYGNLNGKPGKGRSTPTPGTPRLPGVPTPAPLPSLPATPSLPSTPSAPPVPAVPSQPSDGSTVLCPPVCTAGYDTGDGARRLPPGVDLGLAELMLKGILP; this comes from the coding sequence ATGAGCGTGCAGCGCTTGGCACGGGTGGCCGCCTGGACGGCGGTCGGCTCACTGCTGCTGACCGGCTGCGAGTTCAACGGCTGGTACGACATCCCCCTCCCCGGGGGCGCCGCCTCGGACGGCCACGCCTACCACGTCACCGTCGAGTTCCGGGACGTACTGGACCTGGTGCCGCAGTCGGCGGTGAAGGTGAACAACGTCACCGTGGGCACGGTCGAGAAGGTGGAGCTGGACGGCTGGCACGCGCGGGTGCGGCTCAGGATCGCAGACTCGGTGAAGCTGCCCGGCAACGCGGTCGCCGACCTGAGGCAGACCAGCATGCTCGGCGAGAAGTACGTGGCCCTGTCCGCGCCGGCCGGCACGCCACCCGTCGGACGGCTCCGCGACGGCGACCGCATCCCGCTCTCCCGCAGCGGCCGCAACGCGGAGGTCGAGGAGGTGCTGTCGGCCCTGTCCGCGTTGCTCAACGGCGGCGGGGTGGCCCAGCTGAAGACGATCACCGTCGAGCTGAACAAGGCCCTGAACGGCCGTGAGGACCGGGTCAGGTCGCTGCTGAAGCAGCTCGACACGTTCCTCGGCAGCCTCGACGACCAGCGGGACGAGATCGTGCGCGCGCTCAAGGGCGTGGACCGGCTCGCCGAGCGACTGAAGAAGGAGAACAAGACGATCGCCGTGGCCGTCGACACCATGCCGCCGGCCCTGAAGGCCCTCGCCGACCAGCGCCGCGACCTGACGAAGATGCTCACCGCCCTGGGCAAGCTCGGCACGACCGGCACCAGGGTGGTGAACGCCTCCCACGACGACACCGTCGCCAACCTGAGAAGTCTGCAGCCGATCCTGCAGGAGCTGAACAAGGCGGGCGACGACCTGCCCAACTCGCTCGAGCTGCTGACCACGTATCCGTTCCCGCGCAACGTCACGGACGCGATCAAGGGCGACTACGTCAACCTGAAGATCACCGCCGACCTCGACCTGGCGGGCATCTACGGCAACCTCAACGGCAAGCCCGGCAAGGGCAGGAGCACCCCGACGCCCGGGACCCCGCGTCTTCCAGGCGTCCCCACGCCCGCCCCCCTGCCGTCCCTGCCGGCCACTCCGTCCCTCCCGTCCACCCCGTCCGCGCCCCCCGTACCCGCCGTGCCCTCGCAGCCCTCCGACGGCAGCACCGTGCTGTGTCCGCCGGTGTGCACCGCGGGCTACGACACCGGGGACGGCGCGCGTCGCCTCCCTCCCGGGGTGGACCTCGGCCTGGCCGAGCTGATGCTGAAGGGGATACTGCCGTGA
- the gcl gene encoding glyoxylate carboligase encodes MARMTAARAAVEILKREGVTDAFGVPGAAINPFYKALKEGGGINHTLARHVEGASHMAEGYTRTKPGNIGVCIGTSGPAGTDMITGLYSAIGDSIPILCITGQAPTSVIHKEDFQAVDIASIAKPVTKMAVTVLEAAQVPGVFQQAFHLMRSGRPGPVLIDLPIDVQLTEIEFDPETYEPLPVYKPAATRAQIEKAISFLLAAERPVIVAGGGIIGADAADLLVEFAELTQTPVVPTLMGWGALSDDHELNAGMVGVQTSHRYGNANFLESDFVLGIGNRWANRHTGYKLDVYRQGRKFVHVDIEPTQIGKIFPPDYGVVSDAKAALELFVEVAKELKAAGKLPDRTAWVASTQERKATLLRRTHFDNVPMKPQRVYEEMNKAFGPDTRYVTTIGLSQIAGAQMLHVYKPRHWINCGQAGPLGWTIPAAIGVAKADPESPVVALSGDYDFQFLIEELAVAAQHKIPYVHVLVNNAYLGLIRQAQIGLDINFQVNLEFENINTPEIGVYGVDHVKVAEGLGCKAIRVTEPDQLGAAFEQAKKLAAEYQVPVVVEAILERITNISMSRTMDISDISEFEELATEPGHAPTSIKPLKV; translated from the coding sequence ATGGCTCGTATGACCGCTGCCCGCGCGGCAGTTGAGATCCTCAAGCGCGAGGGCGTCACCGACGCCTTCGGTGTGCCGGGCGCGGCGATCAACCCCTTCTACAAGGCCCTGAAGGAGGGTGGCGGCATCAACCACACCCTCGCCCGCCATGTCGAGGGCGCCTCGCACATGGCCGAGGGGTACACGCGTACCAAGCCGGGCAACATCGGCGTCTGCATCGGTACCTCCGGTCCGGCCGGCACCGACATGATCACCGGCCTGTACTCGGCCATCGGTGACTCGATCCCGATCCTGTGCATCACGGGCCAGGCGCCCACCAGCGTGATCCACAAGGAGGACTTCCAGGCCGTCGACATCGCCTCGATCGCCAAGCCGGTCACGAAAATGGCGGTCACCGTCCTGGAGGCCGCGCAGGTCCCCGGCGTCTTCCAGCAGGCCTTCCACCTGATGCGCTCCGGCCGTCCCGGCCCGGTCCTCATCGACCTGCCGATCGACGTCCAGCTCACCGAGATCGAGTTCGACCCGGAGACGTACGAGCCGCTGCCCGTCTACAAGCCGGCCGCGACCCGCGCCCAGATCGAGAAGGCGATCTCCTTCCTGCTGGCCGCCGAGCGCCCGGTCATCGTCGCCGGCGGCGGCATCATCGGCGCCGACGCCGCCGACCTGCTGGTGGAGTTCGCCGAGCTGACCCAGACCCCGGTCGTCCCGACCCTGATGGGCTGGGGCGCACTGTCCGACGACCACGAGCTGAACGCCGGCATGGTCGGCGTGCAGACCTCGCACCGGTACGGCAACGCCAACTTCCTGGAGTCGGACTTCGTCCTCGGCATCGGCAACCGCTGGGCCAACCGCCACACCGGCTACAAGCTCGACGTCTACCGCCAGGGCCGTAAGTTCGTCCACGTCGACATCGAGCCCACTCAGATCGGCAAGATCTTCCCGCCGGACTACGGGGTCGTCTCCGACGCCAAGGCCGCGCTGGAGCTGTTCGTCGAGGTGGCCAAGGAGCTGAAGGCCGCGGGCAAGCTGCCCGACCGTACCGCCTGGGTCGCCTCGACGCAGGAGCGCAAGGCGACGCTTCTGCGCCGTACGCACTTCGACAACGTCCCGATGAAACCGCAGCGCGTGTACGAGGAGATGAACAAGGCCTTCGGCCCGGACACCCGGTACGTCACCACCATCGGCCTCTCGCAGATCGCCGGCGCGCAGATGCTGCACGTCTACAAGCCGCGCCACTGGATCAACTGCGGCCAGGCCGGCCCCCTGGGCTGGACCATCCCGGCCGCGATCGGCGTCGCCAAGGCCGACCCGGAGTCCCCGGTCGTCGCCCTGTCCGGCGACTACGACTTCCAGTTCCTGATCGAGGAGCTGGCGGTCGCCGCCCAGCACAAGATCCCGTACGTCCATGTCCTGGTGAACAACGCCTACCTGGGCCTGATCCGGCAGGCGCAGATCGGCCTGGACATCAACTTCCAGGTCAACCTGGAGTTCGAGAACATCAACACTCCGGAGATCGGCGTCTACGGCGTGGACCACGTCAAGGTCGCCGAGGGCCTGGGCTGCAAGGCGATCCGGGTCACCGAGCCGGACCAGCTGGGCGCCGCGTTCGAGCAGGCGAAGAAGCTGGCCGCCGAGTACCAGGTGCCGGTCGTCGTCGAGGCGATCCTGGAGCGGATCACCAACATCTCGATGAGCCGCACCATGGACATCAGCGACATCTCCGAGTTCGAGGAGCTGGCCACCGAGCCGGGCCACGCGCCGACGTCGATCAAGCCGCTGAAGGTCTGA
- a CDS encoding AMP-binding protein, with the protein MKTATEEFRSARDFLLEHRADYAGACEGFAWPRPAHFNWALDWFDVIAAGNDRTALHIVEEDGAETRLSFAEMSERSNRVARWLRERGVAAEDRILVMLGNQTELWETALAAMKLRAVVIPATPLLGPADLRDRVERGRVRHVIARAEDTAKFADVPGGYTRIAVGGRPEQGWQPYEDAYTAPADFLPDGPTLADDPLMLYFTSGTTARPKLVEHTHTSYPIGHLATMYWIGLKPGDVHLNISSPGWAKHAWSNLFAPWNAEATVFLFNYARFDAARLMAEMDRARVTTFCAPPTVWRMLIQADLGLLATPPREVVAAGEPLNPEVIEQVRRAWGVTIRDGFGQTETAVQVSNSPGQVLKTGSMGRPSPGYRVELLDPVSGAPGAAEGEIALDLSERPVGLMTGYHGDPDRTAEALAGGYYRTGDIASRDADGYLTYVGRADDVFKASDYKISPFELESALLEHEAVAEAAVVPAPDELRLAVPKAYVVLAGGYEPGPDTAKVIFEHSRQVLAPYKRIRRLEFGALPKTVSGKIRRIELREATAQGSANEYREEDFR; encoded by the coding sequence ATGAAGACGGCGACTGAGGAGTTCCGCTCCGCCCGGGACTTCCTGCTGGAGCACCGTGCGGACTACGCCGGCGCCTGCGAGGGCTTCGCCTGGCCGCGGCCCGCGCACTTCAACTGGGCGCTGGACTGGTTCGACGTGATCGCCGCCGGCAACGACCGGACCGCGCTGCACATCGTCGAGGAGGACGGCGCCGAGACCCGGCTGTCCTTCGCCGAGATGTCCGAGCGGTCGAACCGCGTGGCCCGGTGGCTGCGTGAGCGGGGCGTCGCCGCCGAGGACCGCATCCTCGTCATGCTCGGCAACCAGACCGAGCTGTGGGAGACCGCGCTGGCCGCGATGAAGCTGCGCGCGGTGGTCATCCCGGCCACCCCGCTGCTGGGACCCGCCGATCTGCGCGACCGCGTGGAGCGCGGCCGGGTGCGGCATGTGATCGCGCGGGCCGAGGACACCGCGAAGTTCGCCGACGTGCCCGGCGGTTACACGCGGATCGCGGTCGGCGGCCGGCCCGAGCAGGGCTGGCAGCCGTACGAGGACGCGTACACCGCCCCCGCCGATTTCCTGCCCGACGGCCCCACCCTGGCCGACGACCCGCTGATGCTCTACTTCACCTCCGGTACGACCGCCCGCCCCAAGCTCGTAGAGCACACCCACACCTCGTACCCGATCGGGCACCTGGCGACCATGTACTGGATCGGCCTCAAGCCCGGTGATGTGCATCTGAACATCTCCTCGCCGGGCTGGGCCAAGCACGCCTGGTCCAATCTGTTCGCGCCGTGGAACGCCGAGGCGACCGTCTTCCTCTTCAACTACGCCCGCTTCGACGCGGCCCGGCTGATGGCCGAGATGGACCGGGCTCGGGTGACCACCTTCTGCGCCCCGCCGACCGTGTGGCGCATGCTCATCCAGGCCGACCTCGGCCTGCTCGCCACCCCGCCCCGCGAGGTGGTCGCCGCCGGTGAGCCGCTCAACCCCGAGGTCATCGAGCAGGTCCGGCGGGCCTGGGGCGTCACCATCCGGGACGGCTTCGGGCAGACCGAGACCGCCGTGCAGGTCTCCAACAGCCCCGGACAGGTGCTCAAGACCGGCTCCATGGGCCGCCCGAGCCCCGGCTACCGTGTGGAACTCCTCGACCCGGTCTCCGGCGCGCCCGGCGCCGCCGAGGGTGAGATCGCCCTCGACCTGTCCGAGCGACCGGTCGGCCTGATGACCGGCTACCACGGCGACCCGGACCGCACGGCGGAGGCCTTGGCGGGCGGCTACTACCGCACCGGGGACATCGCCTCGCGCGACGCGGACGGCTATCTGACCTACGTCGGCCGCGCGGACGACGTCTTCAAGGCCTCCGACTACAAGATCAGCCCGTTCGAGCTGGAGAGCGCGCTGCTGGAGCACGAGGCGGTGGCCGAGGCCGCCGTCGTGCCCGCGCCGGACGAACTGCGGCTCGCGGTGCCGAAGGCGTACGTCGTCCTCGCCGGGGGCTATGAGCCCGGCCCGGACACCGCGAAGGTCATCTTCGAGCACTCCCGCCAGGTGCTCGCCCCCTACAAGCGCATCCGCCGGCTGGAGTTCGGCGCGCTGCCCAAGACCGTCTCCGGCAAGATCCGCCGGATCGAGCTGCGCGAGGCGACGGCCCAGGGCTCGGCGAACGAGTACCGCGAGGAGGACTTCCGGTGA
- a CDS encoding MCE family protein, whose protein sequence is MITRTVRAQLLAFATVTALGVSYVGARYTGLVDDVLHRGYTVRADFAESGGVFPGAEVTYRGVPVGRVGDLRLTGSGVSVALKIEDGAPRIPADTLAVIADRSAVGEQYVDLQPRGSGGPYLIDGSPIPRSRTRTPLPVTDLVLSLDRLVNSVGKDDLRVTVDELGKAFAGTGPNLSRLVDSGNSLVESASASLPQTVSLIEDSRKVLKTQADQGSAIKSFSRDLASLTEQLKSSDGDLRRLIGNTVPATQELDSLLKSTRPQVPVLLANLISGGQITLARLPGVEQALVTLPLTVAGSYTVIPGDGTTHFGLTVNAGDPPACTQGYGTQRRDPA, encoded by the coding sequence GTGATCACACGTACGGTCAGGGCCCAGCTGCTCGCCTTCGCGACCGTCACCGCCCTCGGAGTGTCGTACGTCGGCGCCCGGTACACGGGCCTGGTGGACGACGTGCTGCACCGCGGGTACACCGTGCGCGCCGACTTCGCCGAGTCCGGGGGCGTGTTCCCCGGCGCCGAGGTCACCTACCGCGGGGTGCCGGTGGGCCGCGTGGGCGATCTGCGGCTGACCGGGTCCGGGGTCTCGGTGGCGCTGAAGATCGAGGACGGCGCCCCGAGGATCCCGGCCGACACGCTCGCGGTGATAGCCGACCGTTCGGCGGTGGGCGAGCAGTACGTCGACCTCCAGCCGCGCGGGTCGGGAGGGCCGTACCTCATCGACGGCAGCCCCATCCCGCGCAGCCGCACCCGGACCCCGCTGCCGGTCACCGACTTGGTCCTCAGCCTCGACCGGCTGGTCAACTCGGTCGGCAAGGACGATCTCCGGGTCACCGTCGACGAGCTGGGCAAGGCGTTCGCCGGTACCGGGCCCAACCTGAGCCGTCTGGTCGACTCCGGCAACTCCCTGGTGGAGTCGGCGTCCGCGTCGCTCCCGCAGACAGTCTCGCTGATCGAGGACTCGCGGAAGGTGCTCAAGACCCAGGCGGACCAGGGCTCGGCCATCAAGTCGTTCTCCCGTGATCTGGCCTCGCTCACCGAGCAGCTGAAGTCGAGCGACGGTGACCTGCGCCGGCTGATCGGCAACACGGTGCCCGCCACGCAGGAGCTCGACTCCCTGCTGAAATCCACCCGGCCGCAGGTGCCGGTCCTGCTGGCCAACCTCATCAGCGGCGGCCAGATCACCCTGGCCCGGCTGCCCGGCGTGGAGCAGGCCCTGGTCACGCTCCCGCTCACCGTGGCGGGCAGCTACACGGTCATCCCCGGCGACGGCACCACCCACTTCGGGCTGACCGTGAACGCCGGCGACCCGCCCGCCTGCACCCAGGGCTACGGCACCCAGCGCCGCGACCCCGCC